In Thermoplasmata archaeon, the DNA window CCTCCCCGAGATAAAAGACGGCGCCGGCGACAGCGCCTCGGGAAAGAGCTCAAGGGACATTCTCACCGCTTGGTTCCACGACGAGACCAACGAAAGTATAGAAATAACTCTCCATACGAGCTCTCTAGAGCTATACACAGAGCCATCGGAGATTCCCAACCTACCCACTCAGGAGTACGAAGTCTACTTCACGCTCGGGGAATCCAGCTACGCGGTCGTCTGCAGGGTGCCAGTTCACGGGCCCTTCGGCCTTACAATTCAATTCGGCCTCAACTCTGTAGTATATGGCAGCGGTCCGGAGAATGTGACGGAGACATCGAAGGGCACTCTCAGCGGATGCAGCTACAACCCGGGCAATAGCACGATACACTGGGTTCTGCCGAAGGATAGCCTCGACAATCCGGGCGCGGGGACCCGTCTGACAGGAACCTGGGCTGGCGTATGGAATCGCAACTTCGCCGACTCCGAGAGGAGGCTGGAGGACCGCGCCCCCAACAGCGGATTCGGCCTAGACTACATCATCCGCGGCTCGACGGGAGGCGAGGTGCTCAAGCTCGAGATGAGCGCGGACAACACGACCAAGACCTGCCGACCCGGCGAGCCTGCGACCTACAGGCTTATCCTGTTCAACAACGGCACGACAACGCTTAACGTTTCGATAATAAACTCCACGATGAGCGAGGGGTGGAACTGCACCCTCTCCCAAGAAACTCTCACCATACTCAATGGGAGCTCGAGAGTGGTGACCGTCTACATCAGCTGCCCCCGCACCGCAAAGAACGGCACGGTGGAGACCACAAGAATCACAGCGAACATCCAGGCTGGCGGAATCAGTGGCCCACCGAGCACCGTGACCCTCACGACCACGGTCTTCTACATACCCCCGAAGACGATAGAGACCACCAATCCCTTCTTCAAGTTTCTCAACTCTATCCGCGGCAATCCCGCCGCCCTCTACTCCATCGCCGCCTTAATCATCATCGCCTTAGTGGGCGGCGCGGCCTACGGAGCCGTGCGGCACAGGCGGAAGAAAAAGGAGCTCCGCGCTGCCGCGGCCGGGTAGGCTATTTCGCGGTGGTGGCTCGGCGAGCCGGAATCCGTTATCGTACGGTCCGGCTGGAGAGCAGGATTTAAATAAATGGAGCGATGTAATTAACGATGATGGACCTAGAGAGGGCGCTCGCTATTGCGACGGCGGTGTGTTTTCTGACTGGCGGGAGTGCGTCCGCGGACGGGCCCCCTTGCACCGGCACCACATGCGATGCGAATGGGGTGTATGTGAACGCGACGGTTGTTATAGAAATATCCTGGAACTCACTCACTGGGAATATCACAATAATGCTCTATGAAATGGGCGCTCCAATCACCTCCGCCAACTTCATCAAGCTGGCCTCGAAGGGCTTCTACGATGGCATCAAGTTCCATAGGTGCATAGACGACTTTGTGGCGCAGACCGGAGACCCGAACACGAAAAACAACAACCCGTACGACGATGGCTGGGGTGGCTCGGGCGAGACCATTCCCCTAGAAATCAATTCGAGCCTGACGCACGAGGACGGGGCGGTGGGGATGGCGCGGGGCCAGGACCCCGACAGCGCCTCGAGCCAGTTCTACATCTGCGACGGCCCCCAGCACGACCTCGACGGTAGCTACGCCGTGTTCGGCATAGTGGTTGAGGGCCTCGAGCTGGCGAAGAAGATCGCGGCGGCCCCGACCTACGGCTATAGGAGACCACTCCTCAAGGACCATCCCATTGACGATATTGTGATGACCTCCGTCCGAGTCAACCTTGGTCACTGGCTCAACCGTACGGAGAACCGGACCACGCCGGCCGCGCCACAACCAGGTGACGCAACCGCCGCTGGCGCTGGAGCGCTGATCGCCCTCGTCGCAATTCCCTCTGGCGTCCTTTGGGTGGTCCGGAAGCGGAGAGGGGCAGGGGTGGGGGCGAATCGGGTCCGGTAGTCAATCACACCGCGAGCCATTCTTTGAAAAAACGATAGCTTTTTATCGAGCACCGCCCATTAGCGGCCGACAAGAATGAAGATATGCCCCTATTGCCGCTCCCCAAACCACGACAACTACACCCAGTGCGCCCGATGCCGCCGCCTCTCTCCAAGGGAGGAGCAGAGGAGGCGCTACTCCAGCATGCTCCTGCCGTCAAAGGAGAAACTTGAGTTCGTCCCCGCTGGGCATACCCCGGATACCGCCCGCGCGTCCGCGGCAAAATCAATGGTCCAGGCTTCTGCACAATCTCAGGCCCCGGCCCACCCGCGCGAGGCACAGAAGCCCCACGTCCCGAGTTCCATGATGAGGCCCCTCTCCGTTGCACCCGCCGGCCCGAAGGCTCCAGCGCACGAGCTGCCTTCCCAGCTGCCCTCAACCGCAGCTGAGTGCACGGAGCTGGCGATGAAGTACTACAACGCGGGAATCTATGACAAAGCGGAGGCCGTCTTCAAACATTGCCTGGAACTCAATCCCCTCGACATCAACCTGTGGATGCTCAGGGGTGTCTCCCTCCGATGCCTGCGCAAGGTGGATGAGGCGCTCGCATGCTTCGACAAGGCGATTGAACTGAAGCCCGACAGCATCGAGGCTTGGAGGAGGAAGGGCTTCACGCTCAGAATTCTGAACAGAACCGAAGAGGCCATCAAATGCTACGACAAAATAATCGAGCTCAATCCCCGCGACACCGCCGCCCTCAACGACAAGGCCAACGCGCTAGATGACCTGAGGAGGCACGAGGAGGCGCTCAAGGTCTACGAGATGGTTCTCAAAATCAACCCGAAGGACCGCTACGCCCTCGAGAACAAGGAGGCCACTGAGAGAATTCTCAAGCGAAAGGCAGCGGAGGCCTACAGGGCTTCCTTCTTCGGTCCCAAGCCCATATGAGCGGCCCGGTGGATGCCACTCCGGCGGGTGGGGGGATAGGCACTAGCTTTTGTCGAGGCACGAAGCGACCAGAAGGCGCTCCAGCCCATACCGCCTCCACGCCCTCGCCCGGCGCTCACGCTCCGCGCCGTCTCTGGAACCAGACGGGTGGCGGCTCCCTGCTTCAGATAGATGCCCCTCACAAATCGCTCTGGAGCCCTGGCCCGTATGCTGTGACAGGGCACGGCCCCTCTAGGCAGGACCCGCAGCCTGTGCATCTCTCCGGGTCAATCACCATTCTCCCCTCCCGCACTCCGGCCGCGCCGCTCCTGCATCTACCAGTGCAGACCCCGCAGCCTGCGCACCCCTCCGCTCTGAGCAGCGCCTCTCTTAGCCTCTCCAGCCGGCGCTCCAGCTCCTCTTCGCTCGCGGCCCACACCGTTATCGCTCCATCGGGCTGAATTCTGGCCCATCCGCCAATGCTCAGACTCCCCTCCTCTTCCATGACTTTTCCGAGCGGGAGTAGGCGGTTCCGTAGGAGGACAACGTCCCGTAGTGGTGAGTGGCTGGCCCTGAGCTCCCACCTCCCATCCTCGCCCCGACTCCTGCTTTTGACAGCCAGCTCGGCTCCCTTAGGAGGGGCTGGAATGGGCGTTGGGTGCACCCCCATCTTGGTCATATACTCCTCAATTCCACGGGGTATGCGCCTCCACCTCCACAGGCCGTAGAGCTTCCACTCCTCTGGGAGATTTTTAAGCGTCTCCTCCCACCGTCCGTAACCAGCGTAGAACCTCTTCACGAGCTCGAGGTCCGCCAGATTGCTCGCCGGACAGAGGAAACAGCCGATTCTCTCCAGCCCGCGCTCGTACCAGGGGTTCCAGCGAAGGCTCGGCTTCGCCTGGGAGAGGCCCGCCTTCTGGTTGTCTGGGAGGGCGGAGGTGTTTCCCGTGCCTCCCTCCGCCTCCAGTTTCGGGGCCGTAACGCCCGACCCCTCAGGCATGGAGGCCTCTCCTCCCGAATCGCCAACGCCTCCGCCGCCATCAATCGCCGGCGCTCCGAGTCTTGAGAAGAGAAAGAGCCAGAGCTGCAGCGCCGGCCAGTCCTGAATCGGCGAGGCCCCGATCTGTCCGGGGACCCACGGGTTTTTCCAGACCGGGCCCTTCAACGCCCTCGCTTCGGACTCGTACCTCCTCTGGCCTATGAAGGACAGGACACCCCCAGGGAACTCCTTGAGAATAAGTCTCGTCACGGGCCCGAGCTTGCAGCACTTGCAGCACCATCGCGCGTCCCGGGCTGGCGGACCGAAAAGGGGCAGGCCGCGCCAGAAGGCGTCCCCAGCGCTCTCCGTGAGAAGCTCGAGGCCGAGCGAGGCGGCGACGGAGCGCGCGTTCTCCACCGTCTCAGGGAGCTCGAGGCCCGTGTCCACGAAAAGCAGCCTTGGCCTTATCCCAGCCTCCAGCACGAGGAGGAGGGTCGCTAGGCTGTCCTTCCCACCGCTATAGGATACCGCGACCGGTTTCCCGACCCTCTCGACGCCCTCTTTGATGAATGATACCGCTTTCCGCACCTCCCCCTCCAGAATCGCCCGGTTCGCCAGGACTGCCCTGCTCCAGACGGAGGGGCCGCGCTCATCGCCCCGTCCTCCTTCGGTGCCGGAGCCATCCCGGGACCGGTCGTCCTCTCTGGCACCCTCCTCCCCCCTTCGCCACCGGATTTTCACTGCAATTCCCTTCTCACCCGCACGCATCTGTCCAAAGGACATTCTGGCAGATCCCGTGGCTAGGAGCGCTCCTCCCTCCTCCAGCACAATTACCTCGTCCCCAGGCCTGATATCTTCAGAGGCCCTCAGCACCCCCGGGCCCATCAAATTTGAACTCTGCAGGACCGAGGCAACCGCTCCGCGATCAGCAACAACCCAACCCTTCTCCGGGACCCCGACCCTCTCCGCTCCAGCCATCCTGAGCTGGAGGACGAGGCCTCTTCCCGGAAGGAAGGCAAGGTTGCCCAGAACCCTCCCTCCCGCGACGATCTCATCGGTTCTGTCGATGTCCGGGACGCGGTTGAGCATGACCGCTTCTCCCCCGGGCAGTAGCCTCCGGCCGGCGTCGGCGCCGAACTGGCCGGCGGCGACCTCCCTGACCATATCGAGGTCGAAATCGAAGGCTGGCCTCGCGTCGCCGGGTGGTGTCAGCGCAACCGGGAGGGGCGTCGAGCCGCAGATTCCGCAGGGCTCTCGCCTGAGAAGAGGAAGGTCGCATCGCCTGCACCAGTGGAGCGTTATCCTCCCAAGACGGACTTGGGTCACGAGACTCCTCCTCCCCTCTCTCCTTCCATTCCGCCTCTACCCCCTCCTCTTTTTCCCTGCCTCATCTTTCCTCCATCACATATCCCTTTATTCTACCTGCCCCCCCCACCCCAACTCCTCCGATTTTTCTCTTCCTCTCTCCCTCTTCCATTTCCCATCCCTCCTCTCCGGTCCGCTCCTCATCTTCCATCTCAGCTCCAGTTCAATCCGTCGAATCTACGGCGCCCTCACCCTTTTCCCGGCGATGCCTGCGGCCATCACCGCCTGAACCCGTATTCGCCTATCAAGGGCACAAAGACGCAGCCGCCGAGATTGGTGGAGTGCTGCTTCCCGCCCCTCTTCTCGACCCTAATGAGGTCCTGGCCGAGATAGACAGGCCCGACGGGAACAAGCATCTTACCTCCCTCCCTGAGCTGGTCAAAGAGGGGGGGAGGAATATCCGGGGCGGCGCAGGCGACGAAGATTCTGTCGTAGGGCGCGTGCTCGGGCAGCCCCTTCGAGCCGTCGCCGACGACGACCGTGACGTGTTTTGAGTAGCCCGCGAGCTCCAGACTCTTTCTGGCCCTCTCCGCGAGAGAGGCTATCCGCTCGACGGAGTAGACATGGCCCTCCGGGGCGACGATGTGCGCGACCACGGCCGCGTGGTAGCCCGAGCCGCCGCCGACCTCCAGCACCCTGTGCCCCCTCTCGAGCTCCAGCGCCTCGGCCATTATCGCGACCATGTGGGGCGCGGATATCGTCTGGCCCTCGCCTATATCGAGCGGCCTGTCGTCGTAGGCGTCGGGCCTGTTCCTCTCAGGGACGAAGAGGTGCCTCCTCACGGCCAGCATCGCGGCCTCGACCCGGGGGCTGTTGATGTAGCCCCGGGCCTTCAGGCTCTCGACCAGCCTCCGCCTCTGGCGCTCGAAGTCGGCCTCGTTCGTATTCATGCAAACCTCACGCCCTCCAGACCCCTGAAAGGCTTTAACCCTTGCTCTGTGGAATTCCGAAATCACTTCCTCTCAGCGAATATAAGAGCCCTAAAACCATAGCAATACATGCGGAAGCTCACCAGAGAAAGCTCGGAATGGCTCATCAAGGAGAGGGGCGAATATCCATATCCTAAAAAGCCCGGGGCATCCCATAAGCCAATCAATGATGAAGAGAGGGAATGTGTAATAAGGGCAAGAGATATAAAAATGCCACCGCTCAGAATAGTCTAAGAGCCCTCAAAAAGGCTGTGGCGTCTTATGGCAAGCCCAGGCAGCTCCTGACCGACCATGGAACACAATTCCCTTTCTGAATTCAACAGGAAAGTGGAGAAGGCGGCGGGAGCTATTATGAAGCTCATCCGGCATTTCGAAGGGCTTGAGAGGGCATTAAGCTGCTATAACTACAGAAAGCAGCACTGAAGTAATAAGCGCAAGGAGT includes these proteins:
- a CDS encoding tetratricopeptide repeat protein, with the protein product MKICPYCRSPNHDNYTQCARCRRLSPREEQRRRYSSMLLPSKEKLEFVPAGHTPDTARASAAKSMVQASAQSQAPAHPREAQKPHVPSSMMRPLSVAPAGPKAPAHELPSQLPSTAAECTELAMKYYNAGIYDKAEAVFKHCLELNPLDINLWMLRGVSLRCLRKVDEALACFDKAIELKPDSIEAWRRKGFTLRILNRTEEAIKCYDKIIELNPRDTAALNDKANALDDLRRHEEALKVYEMVLKINPKDRYALENKEATERILKRKAAEAYRASFFGPKPI
- a CDS encoding protein-L-isoaspartate O-methyltransferase, which produces MNTNEADFERQRRRLVESLKARGYINSPRVEAAMLAVRRHLFVPERNRPDAYDDRPLDIGEGQTISAPHMVAIMAEALELERGHRVLEVGGGSGYHAAVVAHIVAPEGHVYSVERIASLAERARKSLELAGYSKHVTVVVGDGSKGLPEHAPYDRIFVACAAPDIPPPLFDQLREGGKMLVPVGPVYLGQDLIRVEKRGGKQHSTNLGGCVFVPLIGEYGFRR
- a CDS encoding phosphoadenosine phosphosulfate reductase family protein — translated: MTQVRLGRITLHWCRRCDLPLLRREPCGICGSTPLPVALTPPGDARPAFDFDLDMVREVAAGQFGADAGRRLLPGGEAVMLNRVPDIDRTDEIVAGGRVLGNLAFLPGRGLVLQLRMAGAERVGVPEKGWVVADRGAVASVLQSSNLMGPGVLRASEDIRPGDEVIVLEEGGALLATGSARMSFGQMRAGEKGIAVKIRWRRGEEGAREDDRSRDGSGTEGGRGDERGPSVWSRAVLANRAILEGEVRKAVSFIKEGVERVGKPVAVSYSGGKDSLATLLLVLEAGIRPRLLFVDTGLELPETVENARSVAASLGLELLTESAGDAFWRGLPLFGPPARDARWCCKCCKLGPVTRLILKEFPGGVLSFIGQRRYESEARALKGPVWKNPWVPGQIGASPIQDWPALQLWLFLFSRLGAPAIDGGGGVGDSGGEASMPEGSGVTAPKLEAEGGTGNTSALPDNQKAGLSQAKPSLRWNPWYERGLERIGCFLCPASNLADLELVKRFYAGYGRWEETLKNLPEEWKLYGLWRWRRIPRGIEEYMTKMGVHPTPIPAPPKGAELAVKSRSRGEDGRWELRASHSPLRDVVLLRNRLLPLGKVMEEEGSLSIGGWARIQPDGAITVWAASEEELERRLERLREALLRAEGCAGCGVCTGRCRSGAAGVREGRMVIDPERCTGCGSCLEGPCPVTAYGPGLQSDL
- a CDS encoding peptidylprolyl isomerase yields the protein MMDLERALAIATAVCFLTGGSASADGPPCTGTTCDANGVYVNATVVIEISWNSLTGNITIMLYEMGAPITSANFIKLASKGFYDGIKFHRCIDDFVAQTGDPNTKNNNPYDDGWGGSGETIPLEINSSLTHEDGAVGMARGQDPDSASSQFYICDGPQHDLDGSYAVFGIVVEGLELAKKIAAAPTYGYRRPLLKDHPIDDIVMTSVRVNLGHWLNRTENRTTPAAPQPGDATAAGAGALIALVAIPSGVLWVVRKRRGAGVGANRVR